The following DNA comes from Caulobacter mirabilis.
AGGGTCGGGACATCGTTCTGGAACAGGGTCAGGACCCCGGCCGCGACGTTGACCTGCACCCGGTTGGCCGGCATGGCCGACGGCAGCCAGCGCCACCGCTCCATGTTGGCCACGATCTGGTCGATGCGGCGCTGGACGCTGACGTTCAGGGCCGCGCGAGTGGCCGGGCCCAGCGCGCCGTCGGGCTGCAGGCCCATGCGCTTCTGGGCGCGCTTCAGAGCGTCGGCGAGCTGGACGTCGAATACCGACTGTCCCGCCGGATTACGCGGCAGCTGGGCCGGCGTCGTCGGATCCTCGGCCGCGAGGCGCGCGCGCAGGGCGTCGACCGCCGGGCCGGCCGCGCCGACTTCCAGCTTGTCGCCTTCGGGCAGGGTCTTCCAGCCGCCCCGCTCGGCCATGGCGCGATAGTTGGCCAGGCCCATCTGCAGGGTCTCGTAGCCCGGATACGGCGGCGGCAGGCTCTTCAGCCAGTCTTCCAGGCGGTCGTCGGCCACTGCCCTGGCCATCGCGCCCCGGGCGTCGAACGGCGTCGGCCGCAGTCCCCAGTCCTCGCGGAAATTGGCCGTGTCGAGCCGGCCGGTCTTCACCGCCTTGGCGTAGCGCAGGGTCGCCTCGACCAGGGCCGCGTCGCTGTCGCCGCGCGGCGTGAACTCACCGGGCTCGAAGCCATGCAGCGCCGCCTCGTCCAGGGTCCGGCGCAGCAGCTCGGCCTGGTCGGGACGCAGCGTGATCTGGGCCGGCGGCTGGGCGGCCGGCGCGGGCACGACGCGATAGGTCGGCGGAGGGGTCTGGGCCTGGACCGGCGTGACGGCGGCGGTCGCGAACAGCCCCGCGGCCATGAGCCCCGCGGCGGCCTTGCCCGTCAGATGCGACATCGACCTCGAACACCCCTTAACGTCCAGCCACGGGAGGTTAACAGAGCTTGCGCCGGCCCGCGCGGACTGAGCGAGGGGCGGGATAAATTCCTCGATGAGTGTGGCCCGCCCGCACGTCTGACTGAATTTCACGAACAAGCCTCTTCCTCGCGCCCCGAACCGCCCGGTTCGTCAGCCCCAGTGACCAACGGAGGCCCGGCCGAGAAGTTCCCCGCCGGCCGCCGGCAGATACAGGATCGGACGCGGAAACGGCATGAATTCGCGGCAACAGTCGCCGTCCGCCGACCGCCGACTGTGTCTTCCGAGGCATTGATCGACGCGGGAGCGCCCGCCTACATTCGCGCCGTCCTCGCGGCGTCGCCGCGGTCCAAGTCGGGAGCCCCCAAAATGCGCAAGATCATCGTCCTCGCCGCCGCCGCGACCGCCCTGCTGGCCGGCGCCTGCAACACCATCGAAGGCGTCGGCAAGGACGTTAAGGCCGCCGGCACCGCCGTCGAACGGACCGCCAAGGACGCCAAGTAACGCCGCATCGGCCTTTCGCGTCGCGGCGCGAAAGGCCATATAGGCCGCCATGTCCCAGCCCCCCGCCGAAAGCGAGCGCCGGCCGTTCATGACCGGCCTGGTCCGCGGCCTGAAGCATCGCTGCCCCAACTGCGGCGAAGGCGGCCTCTATCGCGGCTATCTGAAGGTCAATCCGACCTGCGCCGCCTGCGGCCACGACCTGTCCGGCTATCGCGCCGACGACGGTCCGGCCTATTTCACCATCCTGCTGGTCGGGCACCTAATCGTGGCGCCGCTGCTGCTGTTCCCGTTCATCTGGGAAGTGTCGCCCTGGATCGTGCTGCCGGCGACGCTGATCCCGCTCACGACCCTGATCCTGCTGCTGTTGCCGCGCGTCAAAGGCGCCTTCATCGGCGGGCTGTGGGCCATCCGGCCCGATCCGGCGCACGGCTGAATTGTAACTCACGCGCTTTTGGGGACACGCCCGATTGACACCGTCGCGGACGGCGGCGGACTGTCAGCCTCCCAACCTCAAGGGAGATGGCCTATGGCCCACAAGTTCGAGATCTACAAGGACAAGGCTGGCGAGTTCCGGGTCCGGTTCAAGTACAACAACGAAGTGATCTTCGCGACCGAGGGCTACACCTCGAAGTCGTCCGCCCAGAACGCCATCGAGTCCATCAAGAAGAACGGTCCGGACGCCCCGACCGAGGACAACTCCTAGCCTCGCCTTCCCCCCGACCGCTCCCGTCCAGGCGGGAGCGGCGGCCAGGCCGCCGCCCTATGCCCCATCTTCGATCGTCCGCCGTCTTCTCGACGCCGCTCCATCTGCCGCACCCGGCGCTGCCGAGCGCGGACTGGGGCGACTCGTTCATCACCCCCACCACGGCGACGACCGCGCGGATGGCCGCGGACGGCATGGTCGGCCAGGGCGGCGGATGGCCCGAGCGCCTGCTGGCGCTGCGAAACCGCCTGGCCCGACTCGTCGGTCTCAAGACCGGGGGCTTCACCCTCGGCGACGGCGGCTTCCCGATCCTGTCAGAGACGCCCGACGAAATCGTCGCTGGCCTGGATGATCGCCACCTGGACTTCCGCATCGTCGTCACCCTGGTCCGCGGCCCATCGCCCGATCTGCGCGTGACCACGCTGGTCGCCCGCCACGGCCTGGCCGGTCGCGCCTACATCGCCCTGATCGCCCCGTTCCACCGGCGGATTCTCCGCCGGGTCATGGCGCGCCACGCCGCCTAGCCGCGCCGCGTCAGCAGGTCGTCGGTGACCTCCATCGCGGCGAGAAGCTCGCCCGGACGGCTGTCCTCCTCCAGCGCGTCTACGAACATCGCCCGCGCCTCGGGATCGTCGTAGACCATCCTGGCGTCAAAGGCCGCCTTCCAGGTCGCCTCGTCCGGCCATTCCGCGTAGCCGATGAACCGCCCGTCGCTCGCCCTGTGCAGTCGCGAACCAAAGGAGCCGTAGATCTCGGTGATGCGCCGGGTCCCGCGCCGCCAAGCCTCGCGGAAACGCTCCTCGTGCCCCGGCTTGACCCGCCAGGCATAGACGGCGACGTACATCGGCGGCCTCCGAATGGTGGTTCGCCTATTCTAGCGCGGTTTCCGGGATCGCCGACGACGGGCCGATTGTAAGCCGCCCCCGCCTTCGCCTACCCTTGCTCCAAAGGTCGGGGGAACCGCATGGCGACGACGGAAACGGGTGCGATCGACGAGACGCCGGAAGGGCCGACGCCGCCCGGCCTGACGCCGGGCCAAAGGCTCAAGGCGATCCTCGGCGGCTCGGCCGGCAATCTGGTCGAGTGGTACGACTGGTCGGTCTACATCTTCTTCGCCGTCTATTTCGCCAGCCAGTTCTTCCCCGAAGGCGACACCACGGCCCAGCTGTTCAAGGTCGCGGCGGTGTCGGCGGTGGGCTTCCTGGCCCGGCCGCTCGGCGCCTGGCTGATGGGCATGTACGCCGACAAGGCCGGCCGGCGCGCCGCCCTGACCCTGTCGGTGGCCATGATGTGCCTGGGCAGCCTCATCATCGGCCTGGCCCCCACCTACGCCCAGGTCGGCGCCCTGGCCCCGGCGATCCTGCTCGGCGCCCGCATTCTGCAGGGCCTGTCGGTCGGCGGCGAATACGGCGCCAGCGCCAC
Coding sequences within:
- a CDS encoding L,D-transpeptidase family protein; protein product: MSHLTGKAAAGLMAAGLFATAAVTPVQAQTPPPTYRVVPAPAAQPPAQITLRPDQAELLRRTLDEAALHGFEPGEFTPRGDSDAALVEATLRYAKAVKTGRLDTANFREDWGLRPTPFDARGAMARAVADDRLEDWLKSLPPPYPGYETLQMGLANYRAMAERGGWKTLPEGDKLEVGAAGPAVDALRARLAAEDPTTPAQLPRNPAGQSVFDVQLADALKRAQKRMGLQPDGALGPATRAALNVSVQRRIDQIVANMERWRWLPSAMPANRVQVNVAAGVLTLFQNDVPTLSMRAVTGKPGGGETPLLSSEINSIVLNPPWNVPAGIAARELFPKGQAYLNANNFRVIDGRLQQRPGPGSALGLVKFDFPNNYAVYLHDTPSKGGFTRYTRLASHGCVRLEKPFALARAIMAGDPEWTPERIDEVVAGGKTTRATVANPVSVYLLYWTAYVTPDGQVNFRQDPYGWDALLIQRIAEQRGPTA
- a CDS encoding entericidin A/B family lipoprotein, whose product is MRKIIVLAAAATALLAGACNTIEGVGKDVKAAGTAVERTAKDAK
- a CDS encoding DUF983 domain-containing protein; the protein is MSQPPAESERRPFMTGLVRGLKHRCPNCGEGGLYRGYLKVNPTCAACGHDLSGYRADDGPAYFTILLVGHLIVAPLLLFPFIWEVSPWIVLPATLIPLTTLILLLLPRVKGAFIGGLWAIRPDPAHG
- a CDS encoding YegP family protein — translated: MAHKFEIYKDKAGEFRVRFKYNNEVIFATEGYTSKSSAQNAIESIKKNGPDAPTEDNS
- a CDS encoding DUF2867 domain-containing protein: MPHLRSSAVFSTPLHLPHPALPSADWGDSFITPTTATTARMAADGMVGQGGGWPERLLALRNRLARLVGLKTGGFTLGDGGFPILSETPDEIVAGLDDRHLDFRIVVTLVRGPSPDLRVTTLVARHGLAGRAYIALIAPFHRRILRRVMARHAA
- a CDS encoding antibiotic biosynthesis monooxygenase family protein codes for the protein MYVAVYAWRVKPGHEERFREAWRRGTRRITEIYGSFGSRLHRASDGRFIGYAEWPDEATWKAAFDARMVYDDPEARAMFVDALEEDSRPGELLAAMEVTDDLLTRRG